Proteins co-encoded in one Chiloscyllium plagiosum isolate BGI_BamShark_2017 unplaced genomic scaffold, ASM401019v2 scaf_7372, whole genome shotgun sequence genomic window:
- the idh3g gene encoding isocitrate dehydrogenase [NAD] subunit gamma, mitochondrial, with translation MVGLRCLSRLAGPLLRSPSRRVLLASLSGAPQGQGEAVHLPVGQLYGGRYTVTQIPGDGVGPELMGHVERVLASARAPVEFEVARVDSGSPGRRGLGAAIRAVGRNGVALKGNFESAADTVPGHRRSLNVHFRNELGLFASVNHYRSLEGVCSAAAARCGRDRAPDMDVVVIRETTEGEYAHLEHESVPGVVESLKIITRRRSLRLAEFAFSYARRNGRRRVTAVHKANIMKLADGLFLECCRRVSEGYPEVGFDAVIVDNATMQLVSQPGQFDVLVTPNLYGVVVNNICAGLVGGPGLVPGASYGRRCAVFQTAIRNTAPGLAGRDAANPVAMLLASCLMLEHLRLGAHAELIRRAVLRTLTRDRVRTRDVGGNASSTRVVDHVIKLIKEEVPDRGH, from the coding sequence ATGGTGGGCCTGAGGTGTCTCAGCCGCCTGGCGGGCCCCCTCCTGCGGTCCCCCAGCCGGCGCGTTCTCTTGGCTAGCCTGTCCGGCGCCCCCCAGGGGCAGGGTGAGGCCGTGCACCTGCCGGTGGGCCAGCTGTACGGCGGGCGTTACACAGTGACCCAGATCCCTGGTGACGGGGTGGGTCCCGAGCTGATGGGCCACGTGGAGCGGGTGCTGGCGTCGGCCCGGGCGCCGGTGGAGTTCGAGGTGGCGCGGGTGGACAGCGGCTCGCCGGGCCGGCGGGGGTTGGGCGCCGCCATCCGGGCGGTGGGCCGCAACGGGGTGGCGCTGAAGGGCAACTTCGAGTCGGCCGCTGACACGGTCCCGGGGCACCGCCGCTCCCTCAACGTCCACTTCCGCAACGAGCTGGGCCTCTTCGCCAGCGTCAACCACTACCGCAGCCTGGAGGGGGTGTGCTCGGCGGCGGCGGCCCGGTGCGGGCGCGACCGGGCCCCGGACATGGACGTGGTGGTGATCCGGGAGACCACCGAGGGGGAATACGCCCACTTGGAGCACGAGAGCGTGCCGGGGGTGGTGGAGAGCCTGAAGATCATCACCCGCCGGCGCTCCCTGCGGCTGGCGGAGTTCGCCTTCAGCTACGCCCGGAGGAACGGCCGGCGCCGGGTGACCGCAGTCCACAAGGCCAACATCATGAAGCTGGCGGACGGCCTGTTCCTGGAGTGCTGCCGGCGGGTCTCGGAGGGCTACCCCGAGGTGGGGTTCGACGCGGTGATCGTGGACAACGCCACCATGCAGCTGGTGAGCCAGCCGGGCCAGTTCGACGTGCTGGTCACGCCCAACCTCTACGGGGTGGTGGTGAACAACATCTGCGCCGGGCTGGTGGGCGGGCCCGGGCTGGTGCCGGGGGCCAGCTACGGGCGCCGCTGCGCCGTCTTCCAGACCGCCATCCGCAACACCGCGCCGGGGCTGGCCGGGCGGGACGCCGCCAACCCAGTGGCCATGCTGCTGGCTTCCTGCCTGATGCTGGAGCACCTCCGGCTGGGGGCCCACGCCGAGCTGATACGCCGCGCGGTGCTGCGCACCCTGACCCGCGACCGGGTCCGCACCCGCGATGTGGGCGGCAACGCCAGCTCCACCCGGGTGGTGGACCACGTGATCAAGCTGATCAAGGAGGAGGTGCCCGACCGAGGACACTGA